The following nucleotide sequence is from Psychroserpens sp. Hel_I_66.
TACCAGTAGAAGAATGCTACAAATTATTATTGCAACAAACGCTTTTAGTTAATGATGTACATTTTAGTCTATCTTATAAAAATGAAATCATTTCAAAAGACATAATTGAAGACAGTTTAAAATTAGCATCTTTTAAATCTTCAGAAGATTTTAAAAATCATCCAAAAATTAATATTGATCTCAAAGATCTAAAACAAAAGCTCGAAGCAAAACCTTTGGATGCTATAGAGGGTATTTATAATTATGGCGAATTTCAGAAAATAGGCGTTTATTTTTCCGAAGAAAAAAAGGAATACATTGGCGTTTTATTGGAAAACACGCTGAGCCAATGGGAAGTCGGAGAGGTTAGATTTCGAGCGATACATACCAATGACAATAAATATAATCTTTATTATTATGATGCAGATACCAGAAAACCTGGATTTGTAAAAAGTATTTCTTTAGAAAACGGTCGCCTTTGGTCTTACAAAAAAGATGGAAATAATTTTAACCATGAATTGCCAATAAAAGAACAATCTAATTGGGAATTTAAAAGCATTAACGATAGCACACAGTATATTTATTTAGGCACCTTTAGTAATCGTGACCGTAAAAAGCATAACTCATTCTATGATGAAGTTAAAAGTAAACTAACTGCTGAAAATGTGATTGTAGATCTTAGAAGCAACAGTGGTGGCAATGATAAATATTCAGACCCTTATTTGAAATTATTAAAAAACAAAAATGTTTATGTGCTCACAAATTGTTTTACAGGTAGTAATGGTGAGCAATTTACACATGAGTTGAAAAAACTTAAAAACTCAAAACACTTAGGACAAACCACAAGAGGTGTTATCGCCTATGGCATGAATTACGGTTATGTATATGATTTGCCATCTGGTAATTTTGAAATTACTCCTACCGATATGAATTTTCACAAATTTATAGAGTTTGAAGGTAAAGGCATTTTCCCAGAAATACCGCTTGATTTTGATAAAGACTGGGTAGAGCAAACTTTGGAAATCATAGCTTCTGAAAATAAATAACAATCTAAAACGTAAACATGGTTCTAATGCATGATTACACTTTCTTAAATTTTCATTAGACATTAATACTGTCACCAATTAACTTTGGTGACAGTTTTTTTTAATGACATACCATTAAAAAAATAGCTGCTATATCTTTTAAATATAGCAGCTATAAGAATTAGATAAAACTTTAAAAGTATAATTACCTAATTACAAGTTTTTGAGTTCTTCTGGTATTTGAATTGTCTTCTAACTCTAATATGTAGATACCAGCGCTTAATTGACTAACAGCAATAATATTTCTATCAAGGTTTGAACTTAAATTATGTGAGGTAATCATACGACCATTAACATCAAACACGTTAGCTTTTGTATGATTCTCAATTTGACCTGTGATCACAATAGTTTTATTTGTAGTGTCACTAAAAATATTAACCGCATCTAAAGTTGGGTTCTTATCACTTAAAGCATTTGATGAAAATCTTACCAAAAACTGACCTGTCCCAGATATATCGGTTGTTGGTGTGAACACATGATCGCTATTGGTTAAAAGAGTAGATGTGTTATTTATAAGGTCATCAAGATAGATATCGATAGTTTCTGGCATATCAGTATTTAAAATGCTAAATGTAATTTGTTGACCTTGGTCTGCAGTTACATTTAAAGGTACTTCGATGTCGTACATAGCATCTGGGTTCAAAGACTGAATACCAAAAAGCATTCCTTGATCATTTTCAACTAAACGTGAGCTAATTGAAAGTGCAGTAGGGTTTTGATTGTAAAGTCCAGAATCATATCCAGGATCAAAACCAGTT
It contains:
- a CDS encoding S41 family peptidase produces the protein MKNLATFSLFLVFSFSSIFAQSKTCDCKKDLDFVVEKMQKMTSFKKQVKGDKKDLFENTYQELASKMKTPLPVEECYKLLLQQTLLVNDVHFSLSYKNEIISKDIIEDSLKLASFKSSEDFKNHPKINIDLKDLKQKLEAKPLDAIEGIYNYGEFQKIGVYFSEEKKEYIGVLLENTLSQWEVGEVRFRAIHTNDNKYNLYYYDADTRKPGFVKSISLENGRLWSYKKDGNNFNHELPIKEQSNWEFKSINDSTQYIYLGTFSNRDRKKHNSFYDEVKSKLTAENVIVDLRSNSGGNDKYSDPYLKLLKNKNVYVLTNCFTGSNGEQFTHELKKLKNSKHLGQTTRGVIAYGMNYGYVYDLPSGNFEITPTDMNFHKFIEFEGKGIFPEIPLDFDKDWVEQTLEIIASENK